The following coding sequences lie in one Oceaniferula marina genomic window:
- a CDS encoding PEP-CTERM sorting domain-containing protein, with product MKNITTSLVALAATTAMSQAAIVAFSAEDGLLGSNWITGVSDAGELNPGAIGGAYVTSSNATGDSPTSANQVATYTVALDAATTYDLYVRIRVDENGGNSAGVDSIFIGEGFGIKVLGDNAQWTRVNGLNENSNSYVNPESVEITNDTWNWVKFSGQVTQDEPVGTFTTATGVETFQVGHREELWIDAYAFVDTGEVVTSAQLTAAVVPEPSSSALIGLAGVALIFRRRK from the coding sequence ATGAAAAACATTACAACAAGCTTGGTCGCTCTCGCGGCTACGACGGCTATGAGTCAGGCTGCCATTGTAGCATTCTCAGCAGAGGACGGGCTGCTCGGATCGAACTGGATCACGGGAGTTTCCGACGCCGGAGAATTGAATCCTGGAGCCATTGGTGGTGCCTATGTGACTTCGTCTAATGCAACGGGTGACAGCCCAACTTCTGCAAATCAGGTGGCCACTTACACCGTAGCACTTGATGCTGCTACAACTTACGACCTTTATGTTCGGATACGTGTGGATGAAAATGGAGGTAATTCCGCTGGAGTGGATAGTATTTTCATTGGCGAAGGATTTGGAATCAAAGTGTTGGGTGATAACGCTCAATGGACTCGTGTGAATGGTTTGAATGAGAACAGTAATAGCTATGTGAACCCTGAGTCGGTCGAAATTACCAATGATACTTGGAACTGGGTGAAGTTTTCTGGACAGGTGACACAGGATGAGCCGGTGGGCACATTTACTACTGCGACAGGAGTCGAGACCTTCCAAGTGGGGCACAGGGAAGAGCTTTGGATTGACGCTTATGCCTTTGTCGATACTGGCGAGGTAGTGACTTCCGCCCAGCTTACAGCAGCTGTGGTACCGGAACCCTCTTCTTCTGCTCTCATCGGTCTGGCCGGTGTCGCATTGATTTTCCGCCGTCGCAAGTAG
- a CDS encoding PEP-CTERM sorting domain-containing protein — MKKTTLILAAIAAGGGLSQAATIAFEAEDFASVSGSPTFNTVVDANASGGSAITASDNSYAATATYSLNVTTATNYTLYIRVFAPSSGDDSMFVPTQSDYETMGSPTVEINNLSNGNNLTYRWVNTNAGTFVGETGDTSGVLAPIYDLPAGVSDFTIRAREDGLLIDGFVFDTDGGISDPAVLDASLAAVPEPSSLALLGLGGLALVFRRRK, encoded by the coding sequence ATGAAAAAAACAACATTGATACTGGCAGCGATAGCTGCAGGGGGTGGTCTGTCTCAGGCTGCGACTATTGCATTTGAAGCAGAGGATTTCGCTTCTGTATCAGGAAGTCCCACTTTCAACACAGTGGTGGATGCTAACGCCTCCGGAGGTTCAGCTATCACTGCGAGTGATAATTCATATGCGGCTACGGCCACCTATTCCTTGAATGTCACCACAGCGACAAACTATACGTTATATATCAGGGTGTTTGCACCCAGCAGTGGAGATGATAGTATGTTTGTTCCAACCCAGAGTGATTATGAGACCATGGGGAGCCCCACGGTTGAGATTAATAATTTATCGAATGGGAACAATTTGACATATCGCTGGGTCAATACGAATGCGGGAACCTTTGTTGGAGAGACGGGAGATACTTCAGGAGTTTTGGCTCCAATTTATGACCTCCCTGCCGGAGTTTCAGATTTTACCATCCGAGCCCGGGAAGATGGCTTGTTGATTGATGGATTTGTGTTTGATACTGATGGAGGTATCTCAGACCCCGCTGTTTTGGACGCTTCCCTAGCTGCCGTCCCCGAGCCGTCCTCACTGGCCCTGCTGGGTCTTGGTGGGTTGGCGCTTGTGTTCCGTCGTCGAAAGTAG
- a CDS encoding ExbD/TolR family protein — protein MRISDQDEEEFEVSLSPLIDCVFLLLIFFLLTTMLKKDNRDISIDLPVSTSALELAADDKNTVIGLNAVGEVHIDGVPSDLNDLRVVLKDIYMMNGPDHQIRLDADTECPAFRVVEVLDICQFIGMRNLAVRTYDEFYNQ, from the coding sequence ATGCGTATTTCTGACCAAGACGAAGAAGAATTTGAAGTGTCCTTGTCGCCATTGATCGACTGTGTCTTTTTGTTGCTGATCTTCTTTCTGCTGACCACCATGCTGAAGAAGGATAACCGGGATATTTCGATTGATTTGCCGGTTTCAACTTCAGCTTTGGAGCTTGCGGCTGATGATAAAAACACGGTGATTGGATTGAACGCCGTAGGCGAAGTTCATATCGACGGTGTCCCCTCTGACTTGAACGACCTGAGGGTTGTGCTCAAGGATATTTATATGATGAACGGGCCGGATCATCAGATCCGACTCGATGCGGATACCGAGTGTCCTGCATTCCGTGTGGTCGAGGTTTTGGACATTTGCCAATTCATTGGCATGCGAAACCTGGCTGTTCGGACCTACGATGAATTTTATAACCAATAA
- a CDS encoding NPCBM/NEW2 domain-containing protein → MSLALALSSNVLGESKGVWLDELDLSSMSSGFGQAKPRTSLDGNPIQINGKTYQRGVGVHAVSRYVLALDGKVTRFKAVVGLDDEVNPTASVNYLVIADGETLFDSGVMKMKEAKEVDVDLTGKKFLTLVIDDGGDGIVADHADWADAKITYEGKAPMPHESDRRWGIQKDGSIQWDIPNDPLAVGHQDHVEMSGRYTAVIVRYGINRDGSLKLTRHIVWPMLRTIPNDTHGSLARDFKGALLPEIEVDGQAIAVEKPRTITHRGVMTITSRVGDGLELTRVIFPSMEKPAAMEQCTLKNVGNKKVRVRLKSLQTEQRTEASQGVDGVYVFRTESSKDQDQSLAPGASMQFSLTHSARREAEKPLELDSAKELNERLAYISGLDAELQFVSPDEILNRSFGFAKIRAAESIFRTKGGLMHAPGGGRYYAAIWANDQAEYANPLFAYLGDDVARESAENSFRHFARFMNDDWEPIPSSIIAEGDDIWNGAGDRGDAAMIAYGATRYAMARGDQTIARKLWPLIEWCLEYSRRKLNDGGVVASDCDELERRFPAGKANLCTSSLHYDALVSAVALGRDLGQPKKQIAQYEREAKELRIAIESYFGGKVEGFDTYRYFEGNKLLRSWICIPLTVGIDERRDGTIDALFSKRLWTEDGLATEAGNQTFWDRSTLYGLRGVFCAGATEKGIDYLKKYSARRLLGDHVPYPVEAYPEGNQRHLSAESALYIRLIVEGMFGFHPTGLRSFTCLPRLPEGWPKMSLRNIDAFGTSIDIEVVRKGEKQHVTVKAAGKTIESREYDGKTPIQIQL, encoded by the coding sequence ATGAGCCTTGCTTTAGCTTTATCATCCAACGTTCTTGGTGAATCCAAGGGTGTCTGGTTAGATGAACTTGATCTTTCGAGCATGAGCTCAGGTTTTGGCCAGGCCAAGCCAAGAACATCGCTGGATGGCAATCCCATCCAGATCAACGGAAAAACCTATCAGCGAGGAGTGGGGGTGCATGCCGTAAGCCGTTATGTGTTGGCTTTGGACGGAAAAGTAACACGCTTCAAGGCGGTGGTTGGTCTGGATGATGAAGTCAACCCGACAGCCTCGGTAAACTATCTGGTGATTGCGGATGGAGAAACATTATTTGACAGTGGAGTTATGAAAATGAAGGAAGCAAAAGAAGTGGACGTGGATTTGACGGGGAAGAAATTCCTTACATTGGTGATTGATGACGGCGGTGACGGCATTGTTGCCGACCATGCCGATTGGGCGGACGCTAAAATCACGTATGAGGGCAAAGCTCCCATGCCACACGAGAGTGACCGGCGCTGGGGGATTCAGAAGGATGGATCGATTCAGTGGGATATCCCAAACGACCCCTTGGCTGTAGGGCACCAGGACCATGTGGAAATGAGTGGCCGCTACACAGCTGTGATCGTAAGGTATGGAATAAACCGTGATGGTAGCTTGAAGCTCACGCGACACATTGTGTGGCCGATGCTGCGGACGATTCCCAATGACACTCACGGGAGTCTTGCCCGAGATTTCAAAGGAGCTCTGCTTCCTGAAATCGAGGTGGATGGGCAAGCGATTGCTGTGGAGAAACCCCGCACAATCACCCACCGTGGAGTGATGACGATCACGAGTCGGGTGGGCGACGGCCTCGAGCTTACCCGGGTGATTTTTCCTAGCATGGAAAAGCCTGCGGCGATGGAGCAATGCACTTTGAAAAATGTTGGAAACAAGAAGGTCCGTGTGCGATTGAAGTCTCTCCAGACAGAGCAACGAACCGAAGCCAGCCAGGGGGTGGATGGTGTTTATGTTTTCCGAACCGAGTCGAGCAAGGATCAGGATCAATCGCTGGCTCCTGGGGCATCGATGCAATTTTCACTGACTCATTCCGCCCGGCGTGAGGCTGAAAAGCCACTTGAGCTTGATTCCGCGAAAGAACTGAATGAGCGGTTGGCTTACATCAGCGGTCTGGATGCCGAACTCCAATTTGTCAGCCCGGATGAAATCCTCAACCGGTCGTTTGGCTTTGCCAAGATTCGAGCCGCCGAGAGTATTTTCAGAACCAAAGGAGGCTTGATGCATGCACCTGGAGGAGGACGTTATTACGCTGCCATCTGGGCCAATGACCAGGCTGAATACGCGAACCCCTTGTTTGCTTATTTAGGTGATGATGTCGCCCGTGAGTCGGCTGAAAACTCATTCCGTCACTTTGCTCGTTTCATGAATGATGATTGGGAACCCATCCCATCATCCATCATTGCCGAAGGTGATGATATTTGGAATGGTGCCGGTGACCGTGGTGATGCGGCAATGATCGCTTATGGTGCGACCCGTTACGCTATGGCCCGTGGTGACCAAACCATCGCACGGAAACTCTGGCCCTTGATCGAGTGGTGCCTGGAGTATAGTCGTCGAAAATTGAATGATGGAGGTGTGGTGGCTTCGGATTGTGATGAGTTGGAGCGACGTTTCCCTGCAGGTAAAGCAAACCTTTGCACCTCGAGCTTACACTATGATGCCTTGGTCTCGGCTGTGGCACTTGGACGTGACCTCGGTCAACCTAAAAAGCAAATTGCCCAGTATGAGCGGGAAGCCAAGGAATTGCGTATAGCCATTGAGTCCTATTTCGGGGGTAAGGTCGAAGGTTTTGACACTTACCGCTACTTCGAGGGCAACAAGCTTCTGCGTTCGTGGATTTGTATTCCTCTGACCGTAGGCATTGATGAACGCCGTGACGGCACCATTGATGCTTTGTTTTCAAAACGCCTCTGGACCGAAGACGGACTTGCAACAGAAGCCGGAAATCAAACGTTCTGGGATCGCTCGACACTTTACGGGCTGCGGGGTGTCTTCTGCGCAGGAGCAACGGAGAAGGGAATTGACTACTTGAAGAAATACTCGGCACGTAGGTTGTTAGGTGATCATGTTCCTTACCCGGTGGAAGCCTATCCGGAAGGGAACCAGCGTCACCTATCCGCTGAGAGCGCTTTGTATATCCGCCTGATTGTCGAAGGTATGTTTGGCTTCCATCCGACCGGTCTGCGTTCCTTTACCTGTCTTCCTCGCTTACCTGAAGGCTGGCCGAAGATGTCATTGCGCAATATCGATGCCTTTGGAACCTCGATCGATATCGAGGTGGTTCGCAAAGGTGAAAAACAACACGTGACCGTCAAAGCCGCAGGCAAAACGATTGAATCCCGTGAATACGACGGTAAAACACCTATTCAGATACAACTATAA
- a CDS encoding PTS sugar transporter subunit IIA codes for MKLASLLTPDQVILDLEAEVCVEAINGILDHLIAKDLLAADMRQEVFDALYEREQQISTGIGYGVAIPHAFSESIDRVIACFARSKEGVEFESIDHAPVNFIVLFIVPQKDYNMHLQTLAAIAKMFNNCEVRQRLGEAPSIEEVLDIFASRPSRTHCEQ; via the coding sequence ATGAAACTAGCCAGTCTTTTGACTCCCGACCAAGTGATTCTCGACTTGGAGGCGGAGGTGTGTGTTGAGGCGATCAACGGCATTCTGGACCATCTGATTGCCAAGGATCTGTTGGCGGCGGACATGAGGCAGGAGGTGTTCGATGCATTGTATGAGCGCGAGCAGCAGATTAGCACGGGGATTGGTTATGGGGTTGCGATTCCTCATGCTTTTTCTGAATCGATTGACCGGGTGATTGCCTGTTTTGCTCGTTCGAAAGAGGGGGTTGAGTTTGAGTCAATCGACCATGCACCTGTCAATTTCATCGTGTTGTTTATTGTGCCGCAGAAGGATTACAACATGCATTTGCAGACCTTGGCGGCGATTGCCAAGATGTTTAACAACTGTGAGGTGAGGCAGCGCTTGGGAGAGGCTCCATCCATTGAGGAGGTTCTGGATATTTTTGCGTCCCGGCCATCGCGGACCCACTGTGAGCAGTAA
- a CDS encoding ExbD/TolR family protein codes for MRRRHRRGKRSKEESPEVSMSPLIDCVFLLLVFFLATTMLKKKEKQIPVNMPDMNLSSSKEPTPEIQVVAMGPRGNFYTLGARQTNIGRVTYKKIRQTLPDYLTELGAVHPAGAPIRLDVPRETRFALIVELLDLFQEKQFDNVSLRLLDEQSSKKMLRYSN; via the coding sequence ATGAGACGTCGCCATCGCCGTGGAAAACGAAGTAAGGAGGAATCTCCAGAAGTGAGTATGTCTCCATTGATTGACTGTGTCTTCCTCTTGCTCGTGTTTTTTCTTGCCACGACGATGTTGAAGAAGAAGGAAAAGCAGATTCCGGTGAATATGCCGGATATGAACTTGAGCTCATCGAAAGAGCCCACCCCTGAAATTCAGGTGGTGGCCATGGGGCCTCGCGGAAATTTTTATACGCTGGGGGCCCGGCAAACGAACATTGGTCGGGTGACTTACAAAAAAATCAGGCAGACACTTCCGGATTATCTTACCGAGCTAGGGGCTGTGCATCCGGCTGGTGCTCCCATCCGCTTGGATGTGCCGCGGGAAACTCGATTTGCTTTGATTGTTGAGTTGCTGGATTTGTTTCAAGAAAAGCAATTTGATAACGTTAGCCTGCGTTTGCTCGATGAACAATCATCGAAGAAGATGCTTCGATATTCCAATTAG
- a CDS encoding MotA/TolQ/ExbB proton channel family protein: MKRKIKNHPIFLSASVMMLTVLQASAQTDAPISIEINWMEELQKGGLTGIALIVLAVAAVGFTIERLLNLRGNLIVSRKLIDEIKPLGRDHYFDEVRDRCAASPSVLSKVMTYVVNHRGNDPELYMAGAADIGAREIDKHRRKLAPIGIIASLAPLLGLLGTMIGMIEAFAKFALIEDSSEASIVLADSIGKALITTAMGLVIAIPTLVIYHYLRSRLNKYSEDLEEAVESLASAWFFQTSGFVKDTEPGKTVGVASEESSEDVQVTA, encoded by the coding sequence ATGAAACGCAAGATAAAGAACCACCCTATTTTCCTGTCAGCCTCAGTGATGATGCTGACAGTCCTCCAAGCATCAGCCCAGACAGATGCGCCGATTAGCATTGAAATTAACTGGATGGAAGAACTCCAGAAAGGTGGACTCACGGGTATCGCCTTGATCGTCCTCGCTGTAGCTGCGGTTGGTTTTACCATTGAGCGCTTGCTCAATTTACGAGGAAACCTGATTGTTTCCCGAAAGTTGATCGATGAAATCAAGCCGCTGGGTCGCGACCATTATTTTGATGAAGTTCGGGACCGCTGTGCTGCGTCACCGTCCGTTTTATCCAAGGTGATGACCTATGTGGTGAACCACCGCGGGAATGACCCGGAGCTCTACATGGCTGGCGCCGCAGATATCGGAGCCCGTGAAATTGATAAACATCGGCGGAAGCTAGCTCCTATTGGAATTATTGCCTCGCTTGCTCCGCTCCTGGGTCTGTTGGGGACCATGATTGGGATGATTGAAGCCTTCGCCAAGTTTGCTTTGATCGAAGATAGTTCTGAGGCCTCCATTGTCTTGGCGGACTCGATTGGAAAGGCTCTCATTACGACGGCTATGGGTTTGGTGATCGCGATCCCCACGCTGGTGATCTACCATTACCTGCGCTCACGCCTGAACAAATATTCAGAGGATCTGGAGGAAGCAGTTGAATCATTGGCCAGTGCCTGGTTCTTCCAGACCAGTGGGTTCGTCAAGGATACGGAGCCTGGCAAAACGGTGGGTGTGGCTTCCGAAGAATCATCTGAGGATGTGCAAGTGACCGCCTGA
- a CDS encoding NPCBM/NEW2 domain-containing protein: MMIPIHVARWATIASCAIATSTPLLALEEEKKTSSKLRLESGNQELVEWFDWAKARSIDLVQTHKSTPNRPVHVPCYWGSYAHDPAFFARDIYHQAAGGHLLGLDEENLTMFKLFAGSLVKDESKNYFPAWSFKFWGEKNSRFDELPAVFELVHRAYEQYRLSGDRRWIDDPVLFDFYSFAMTDFVDQHYCEDDDGVADIPVNKGIHTSYFEFEQEKLKSAADAFGSQYRATLAYASILEARGDSDGAKAFQQKANALLKVFQTDWYSQTTQRYVRGITRTHWQHSHTGASMVNEESRPTDFGRENSFFIPLKFIGQDLGVPMEDYIDFVHASTYQNGINIEARTYYPEFMYLHGRAAMGWHWLAHSLGTKDKYPEVAYTGVNNIISGMMGLEGDAIERRVCTLPMLVAEVPWVEVQHFPVGSKHAPGGQNELTVRHEGNKQTSVKNVSGAALTWRARFYGQHKELLVDGKKQKATSSMRNGKSLSYVDVTLAPGKQHVVATVDDGRWTSLTDLEWGSVSPEGKVKRDCNPGHYTMVMDGQVIDRGIGTTGSSTIEVPLLDDYALFAAEVGHDARLNRKGEVRHEVVCFKVMGSKEGGGDWNELYQSEKLGQGERAQVLVDVRGKKRLKLITEGDGNAYVNWVDARVCKASAPCLFFGEMTWEGTFEPGKTTSVTVPFANRGTESALQTQIQCVVRSPFVKVTANKGGGAFSLPAGKEASVRFDLLVSEEAPADTRLPISVQASFADQSGAHRIERKFSKTLPRAAFSMKFAGGAKVNPNDSKRLQMPPYQEVELLVDVTNDASVASAEGTVLAVSLAKRGDGKHELIDLVKGHDALGRIEAGASKQAKVVLKVLEGWRLEDSFDLFFTVSDGKSMIARMKKRCSLQQAKIRVSYLRTQTQGKKVPMVAAGKMSRVSYLVHNEGELASSPLKLALSVPESSQPYVKLKQTELTIDPVEPGASREFSFDFSVAGNTPAETELEIKRVITAAGKTIERLECFQVGVVCLSDLEIKSLRNGFNHIGRDKSLFSIPLSIGDQQWRKGIAVHAQSELVFALDEKYRAMSGYIGVGETAGDGGSVKFEVHADGKAIYTSKLIEGNEGPERVELSLQGVKELKLIVNDGGKNGSNSDHADWAGFILK; the protein is encoded by the coding sequence ATGATGATCCCAATTCATGTGGCCCGTTGGGCCACGATTGCCAGTTGCGCTATAGCAACATCCACGCCATTGCTCGCGCTCGAAGAGGAAAAGAAGACCTCGAGCAAGCTACGACTCGAATCTGGTAACCAGGAGTTGGTCGAGTGGTTCGACTGGGCGAAAGCTCGTTCGATTGATCTGGTTCAGACGCACAAGTCGACACCCAACCGCCCCGTGCATGTTCCTTGTTATTGGGGTTCTTATGCCCATGATCCGGCATTTTTTGCGCGGGATATCTACCATCAAGCGGCAGGAGGTCATTTGTTGGGGTTGGATGAGGAGAATTTGACGATGTTCAAGCTCTTTGCCGGGTCCTTGGTGAAGGATGAGAGTAAGAATTATTTTCCAGCTTGGTCGTTTAAATTCTGGGGGGAGAAAAATTCTCGCTTTGATGAATTGCCAGCGGTGTTTGAGTTGGTTCACCGGGCATACGAACAGTATCGCTTGAGTGGCGACCGCCGCTGGATTGACGACCCCGTGTTGTTTGATTTTTATTCCTTTGCGATGACGGATTTTGTCGACCAGCATTATTGTGAAGATGATGACGGGGTTGCCGATATACCGGTCAACAAGGGGATCCATACTTCGTATTTCGAATTTGAGCAGGAGAAATTGAAGTCGGCTGCTGATGCGTTTGGATCGCAGTATCGGGCAACGTTGGCCTATGCCTCCATACTGGAAGCGCGTGGGGATTCGGATGGAGCCAAAGCGTTCCAGCAAAAAGCGAATGCCTTGTTGAAGGTGTTTCAGACGGATTGGTATTCACAAACAACACAGAGGTATGTGCGGGGGATTACCAGAACCCATTGGCAGCACAGTCATACTGGTGCCAGCATGGTGAACGAAGAATCCAGACCGACAGATTTTGGCCGTGAGAATAGTTTTTTTATTCCGCTGAAGTTTATCGGTCAGGATCTAGGGGTTCCGATGGAGGATTACATTGATTTTGTGCATGCTTCGACATACCAGAATGGGATCAATATTGAGGCCAGAACGTACTATCCCGAGTTCATGTACTTGCATGGGCGCGCTGCCATGGGTTGGCATTGGTTGGCTCATTCGTTAGGAACCAAGGATAAGTATCCGGAGGTGGCATACACCGGAGTAAACAATATCATTTCCGGTATGATGGGACTTGAAGGTGATGCCATTGAACGAAGAGTCTGCACCTTGCCCATGTTGGTCGCGGAAGTTCCGTGGGTGGAGGTTCAGCATTTCCCTGTCGGAAGCAAGCATGCGCCGGGTGGGCAGAACGAGTTGACGGTCCGGCACGAAGGAAATAAGCAAACAAGCGTAAAAAATGTAAGTGGGGCGGCCTTGACGTGGCGTGCCCGGTTTTATGGGCAACATAAAGAATTGCTTGTCGACGGAAAGAAGCAAAAGGCAACATCGTCGATGCGCAATGGGAAATCGCTTTCCTATGTGGATGTCACACTGGCACCCGGTAAACAACATGTGGTTGCCACCGTGGATGACGGGAGGTGGACCAGCCTGACGGATCTTGAATGGGGGAGTGTTTCGCCTGAGGGGAAAGTCAAGAGGGACTGTAATCCGGGCCATTACACCATGGTGATGGATGGGCAGGTTATTGACCGAGGCATCGGAACGACGGGCTCATCCACGATCGAGGTTCCTCTCTTGGATGACTATGCCTTGTTTGCTGCCGAGGTCGGCCATGACGCCCGCTTGAACCGTAAAGGCGAGGTTCGGCATGAGGTCGTTTGCTTTAAGGTGATGGGTTCTAAGGAGGGCGGTGGAGATTGGAACGAACTCTATCAGAGCGAAAAACTTGGTCAGGGTGAACGGGCACAGGTGCTTGTTGATGTGCGGGGGAAAAAACGCTTGAAGCTGATTACGGAAGGAGATGGGAATGCCTATGTCAACTGGGTGGATGCGCGAGTCTGTAAGGCTTCAGCTCCTTGTTTATTTTTTGGAGAAATGACATGGGAGGGGACGTTTGAGCCGGGTAAGACGACCAGCGTGACGGTTCCTTTTGCCAACCGGGGAACAGAGTCAGCCTTGCAGACGCAGATCCAGTGTGTGGTTCGCAGTCCCTTTGTCAAAGTGACAGCCAACAAAGGGGGCGGGGCCTTTTCCTTGCCTGCGGGTAAAGAGGCCAGTGTTCGTTTTGATCTTTTGGTTTCCGAGGAGGCCCCTGCGGACACCCGCCTGCCTATCAGTGTGCAGGCAAGTTTTGCGGATCAGTCGGGAGCTCACCGTATCGAGCGGAAGTTTTCCAAGACCTTGCCTCGTGCGGCATTTTCCATGAAGTTCGCCGGAGGTGCGAAGGTGAATCCGAATGATTCCAAGCGATTGCAGATGCCGCCGTATCAGGAAGTGGAGCTGCTGGTGGATGTGACAAACGATGCCTCCGTGGCCTCTGCTGAGGGAACGGTTCTGGCGGTGTCGCTTGCAAAACGAGGCGATGGCAAACATGAATTGATTGACTTGGTCAAAGGGCATGATGCTCTGGGGCGGATTGAGGCTGGGGCGAGCAAGCAGGCGAAGGTCGTGCTCAAAGTGCTTGAGGGATGGCGCTTGGAGGATTCCTTTGATCTGTTTTTTACCGTGTCCGATGGGAAATCGATGATTGCCCGCATGAAAAAACGTTGTTCATTGCAGCAGGCGAAAATCAGGGTCTCCTACCTTCGGACCCAGACGCAGGGTAAAAAGGTGCCGATGGTGGCCGCCGGTAAAATGAGTCGAGTGAGCTACCTAGTGCACAATGAAGGGGAGTTGGCATCGAGCCCGCTCAAGCTTGCTCTCTCGGTTCCTGAATCGAGTCAGCCGTATGTCAAACTCAAGCAGACAGAGCTCACGATTGATCCTGTAGAACCTGGTGCCAGTCGCGAGTTTTCCTTTGATTTCAGTGTGGCTGGAAATACGCCCGCCGAAACCGAGCTTGAGATCAAGCGTGTGATCACGGCGGCTGGAAAAACCATCGAGAGACTTGAGTGTTTTCAGGTCGGGGTGGTGTGCCTCTCTGATTTGGAGATCAAATCCTTGCGAAATGGTTTTAACCATATCGGTCGGGATAAGAGCTTGTTCAGTATTCCACTGAGCATAGGAGACCAGCAATGGCGCAAGGGCATTGCCGTGCACGCTCAGAGTGAACTGGTGTTTGCTTTGGATGAGAAATACAGAGCGATGTCCGGCTACATCGGCGTCGGCGAAACCGCCGGTGACGGAGGATCCGTGAAATTTGAGGTGCATGCCGACGGCAAAGCCATTTATACGTCGAAGTTAATCGAGGGGAATGAGGGCCCCGAACGGGTCGAGTTATCGCTTCAGGGGGTGAAGGAACTGAAGTTGATTGTCAATGATGGTGGAAAGAATGGAAGCAATTCCGATCATGCGGATTGGGCTGGCTTTATACTGAAATAA